Genomic window (Gemmatimonadales bacterium):
GCAGAGGTGCTCGAATCCGCCAGTGACGAAGTGTCCGGCCTCGGTATCGCCACCGTGTACCGGGGCATCAAGGCCCTGGTCGATGAAGGCTGGCTCGTACCCGTCGAACTGCCTGGCGAACCTGACCGATACGAGCCGTCCGGACTCGGCCATCACCACCATTTTCGCTGTCGGTCCTGCCGTCGGGTCTTCGACCTCGAAGGATGCGTCAAAGGCCTTCGGGACCTCGTGCCGCGCAAGTTCCGCCTCGAGGGGCACGATCTCGTACTGCTGGGTCAGTGCGACACCTGCGCTCGCGCCGCATAGTCAGACCGGGGGCATGAACAGCGACCTGTGAGTCGCTGCACCAGCCATTGCGCCATCTCCGATAGCCAGTGACACCGATCCAGCCGCCCGCGCCGCGTCGCCACAGGCAAAGACGCCGGCAACGCTAGTGGCCTTGACCGGGTCGGTTCCGATGAACGAGCCGGACGGTCCCTCCTCGAACGCGCAGCCGAGCTGAGCGGCAATCGGGCTGGAGACCCGGGTGGTCGGCATAGTAAAGAGGCCCGCAAACGCCAGGATGCTTCCGTCTCCTAGCTCGATGTCAGCTGTCTGACCGGCAACGCGGAGCACCCGCCCGCGCTCGATGGCAACGCCTCGGGACGCCAGCTGCGAAACCTGCGCTTCGTCCGGCTCGAACGCTCCATTGGTCAACAGCGTCGTTGGTCCCCAGTCGGCAACCAGCAGTGCCTGATGGATCGACATCGGTCCGGTGGCCAGCACGCCGATCGGCCCCTGATTCAGTTCGTATCCGTGGCAGTAGGGGCAGTGAAAGACGCTGACTCCCCACCGTTCCTGAAGGCCAGGAATGGCCGGCAGTTCGTCGCTGACGCCCAGTGCGAGCACGATCCGCCTACCGTGGTAGGCTGCCCCGTCCACCGTGACAGCAAACCCGTCGGCAGCCTGTCGTGCCTCGCTAGCCATGCCATCGATCCAGGCCACCGTCGGATAGGCAAGCAACTGGGCCCGGGCATCCGCGACGATCGCGGCCGGAGGCCGACCATCCTGTCCCAGGACGCCGTGCGACGCAGCGGCGAACCGGTTTCTGCGGATCCCGGCATCGACCACGAGGACGCGTCGTCGCGCACGTGCCAGTTGAAGCGATGCGGCGATACCTGCGTAGCTGCCACCGATCACGATAGCATCGACTCCCGCTGCGAGGGTCATAGCGGCTCCCGGCCTCCGTTTCGTAAATGATAACTAATTATCGACAAATTGACCAGGGGTCGGTGGGATGCGAAAGCGCCCGCCAGGGGGCGGGCGCTCTGGTAATTGATGGTGGGCTCAGCGGCAGGCGCACGTGGGACCGTTGCACCCTCCTGGATCGGTATCCGGGGGCGGTACGGCTGCCCGTTTCCCGACGAGCGGCCCCAGGCCCCCCGTGATGACGCGCCGGATGGGCTGGCCGGTTTCCGGATGCGAAGCATAGGGCGGATCGCTGATTGCCTGGCGCAACTCGAACACCTCGTCGGTAGTGCCGTCGGCGGGGGCGTAGAGATAGGTCGGCATCAGGCCTTGCCGTCGAGTTGCTGAATCGTCTTGGTCGACGCCGGGCGTTCGAGCTGCAAGCGAGCCGCGACCCGTTCCGCCTGCTCGAAGGCGCGCAGAATGTTCTCGCCGGCGAGCTTCCGCAGGTCGGTTTCGGTCCAGCCACGGCGGGCCAGTTCTGCGAAGAGGGCCGGATAGGTCGAGACATCTTCCAGGCCCTCGATCACGGTCGAGATGCCGTCGAAGTCGCCGCCGATGCCAATGTTGTCGACGCTCGCGACCTTACGGATGTGGTCGATGTGATCTGCGAGGTGCGACAGCGTGACCCTGGGCCGCGGGTTCTTGCTACGCCACTCCGCGACCGCGCGTTCTTGCGCGGCGGCGTTGTTCGGGTTGCGGCGGCGAGCATCGGCCACAGCGGCCGATTGCTGGCTGTTCCAATCGGCGTACTCCTGCGAGGTGAACATGTCGACGAACGTCACCATGATCACGCCGCCGTTGGCAGGAAGTTTCTGCAGAATCGAGTCGGGCACGTTGCGCGGAACATTGGCCAGCTGGCGTGCATTGGAGTGCGAGAACATCACCGGCGCCTCAGAGACGCGAATCGCATCGCTCATGACTGCAGGGGAAACGTGCGACAGGTCGACCAGCATGCCGAGTCGGTTCATCTCGCGGACAACCTCCTCGCCGAACCGGCTCAGGCCGTTATGCCGGGCCGGCCCGGACGCGGCGTCGGCCCAATCGAGGGTCACGTTGTGGGTCAGCGTCATGTAACGCGAGCCCAGAGTATAGAATGCGCGGAGGGCGCCCAGAGAGTTCTCGATCGCATGTCCGCCCTCCATGCCCAGGAGCGAGCCGATCCGGCCGGCGGCAAACGCCTGGCGCATGCACAGCGCGGTCTCGCAGTACTGGAGCACGTCAGGATACTTCTCGATGATCCGGCGGGCGATATCGATCTGCTCGAGCTGGACCCGCGCATAGCCCGAATCGCGAATCTCGCCGGGGATGTAGACTGACCAGAACTGCCCGCCGAGCATGCCCTTGCGGAGTCGCTCGATGTCGGTATGTCCGGGGGTCTTCTTGCGAAGATCGTAGGCTTCGACGTCCCTCGTCATGTTCGGATCCTGCCGGATCGCCCAGGGCAGGTCGTTATGACCGTCGATCAGCGGGGTCGTGCTCAAGACCCGGCGAGCGAGCTCGCGGTGCGCTTCGGTGACCTGCGCCGAGGCGATGGAGCCGGGAACGGCGACGCCGATGGTGAGGAGCGAGAGAAGAACACGCATCAGGAACCTCGGAAAGAACAGAATAGGCAATTTGGGCCTGGGAATTCGCTCGCGAAATCTAGCCCGGCGCTGGGGCTATCGAAACCGGAGGGGCGGGTATGCCCGCATTCCGGCCGCGGGGCGCCCGCGGCCGGAACGAAGGCGGGGATCAGGGGCGGGAAAGCACCGTGCCGTGCCGGGATGACGTCGTGCGTCCGTTCTCGAAGGCGACGGCCCCGTTGACCACGACGTAGCTCATCCCCTCGGAGATCTGGTGTGGGTTCTGGTACGTCGCGAGCTCGCGAACGGCATCGAGGTCGAAAACAGCGAGGTCGGCCTTGGCGCCGACGCGGATCTGGCCGCGGTCGGGCATCCGGAACACCGAGGCGGGCAGGGCAGTCATGCTGCGGATTGCATCTTCCAGCCCGACCACACCACGCTCCTTGACATACAACCGCAGCTTGCGCGGAAATGTGCCGTAAGCACGGGGGTGGGGCACGCCTTCACCCATCGGCACCAGCCCGCCATCAGAGGACGTAATGGTCCACGGCCGCCGCATGAATGCAGCAATATCGTCTTCGATCATGTTGAAGGACACGACCCCGGCGCCGCCCGCTCTGAGAATTGCGATGGCGGTCTCGACCTGGTCGGCGTTTCGCGACGCGGCAATCCCCGCCAGTGTTCTCCCTTCCAGCGAGGCCTCGGCCGGGTGCCGGCTGATCATCAACCGATCCGCGCCACCGCGCCGCGCGAGATTGACTCGCATCTCGGCCCGAAGCCGGTCGCGCTCCTTGGGGTCGTCGAAGCGGCGAATCATGGCGCTGTCACCGCCGACCTGAGCCCAGCGCGGCACCAGCGCAGCAGACAAACCGGTGCTCGATGCGTCCCACGGATACTGATCGGCAAAGATCTCGACCCCGCGCGCGCGGGCCCGCTCGATCCGATCAATCGCCGCCATGGAGAAGCCCCAGACGTTCGGTCCGAGAGCCTTGATATGGGTTACCACGCCAGGGAGCTTGGCGCTCTCGGCGATCTGAATCACTTCCTCGATCGCGCCAAGCAGCCCGATCGAGTAGTCGCTCTCGTCGCGGATATGGCTGGCGTAGACCCCGCGGTGCTGCGCGGCAATCTGGGCCAGGGTGATCAGTTCGTCTGTCTTGGCATAGCTGCCGGGTGCATAGTACGGTCCGGACGACAACCCGAACGCACCCGCATCCATCCCCGCGCGGACGATACTGCGCATCCGCTCGAGCTCGGCGGCCGACGGGGCCCGATCGGACATGCCGAGCACTTCACGCCGAACCGATCCGTGCGGTACCATCAGGGCGACATTGACCCCGATGCCATGCGTGCCAAGCCGGCGCCGCTGCGCTGCCAGGTCGGTCGGCCCGCCTCCGTCCGGATTGACGACAACAGTGGTGATGCCCTGCGCAAGCAGCGGCAACCCCGCGCCGAGCTCGCGATCTTCGAGTCCCGGCCCGGCGTGGGAGTGGACGTCGATGAAACCAGGCGTCACGTAGCGATCCTGCGCATCGATGGTCCGACGTGCGGTCGCCTTCGAGAGGTCACCGATCGCGGCAATCGCGTCGCCGCGAATTCCGATGTCGCCCCGGATCCACGGATTGCCGGTGCCGTCGAGCACCCGCCCGTTCCGGATGATCAGGTCGAAGGTCGCTTGCTGGGCCGGCGCGGGCCGGACCAGCAGGACTGACAGCAGGAGCGCGATGGTGAGCCGGATCATCGGCGGGATCCGGTCTCGATGGACAGGTTGACGAGCTGACGGAACCGTCCGATCGGATTCGGGCCGGCGGGCGTTTGCGTGAAAACCATGGCGAAGAGCTCTCGGGAAGGATCGACCCAGGCAAAGGTACCATCGGAGCCGCCATGTGAGTACTGGCCTTCGGGGGTCACGGTCCAACCGTAGCCGTAGCCCGACTCGTCGCCGTCGCTTCCGGCGCCACCGGCCATCGAGACGCCCATATCGAGCGTCTGCCGTCGGATCCCAGCCTTGACGGTCTCTTCTTTGAGGATCCGCTTGCCGTTGTAGACGCCGCCGTTCAGATACATCTGGAGAAAGATGGCGTAGTCCCACGCGGTCGAGATCATGCCGCCCGATGCCCGGACGAACGGCACGGTCGGCGGGTCGCCGGGCTTCCAGCCGGGCACCCACTGTCCGTCCTTGCGCTGGTAGTAGACGGCGCCCATGCGGGACAGCTTGCCGTCGAGCTTGTCGGCGGTTTCCATATGGTAACTGTCGACCATGCCGAGTGGAGTGTAGATCTCATCACGAAGGAAGACTTCGAGCGGCTTACCCGAGCGGAGCTCAATCAGCGAACCAAGCGTGTTGTACCCGG
Coding sequences:
- a CDS encoding transcriptional repressor, whose translation is MTRNTRQRAAIRAAFEQTGRPLSPAEVLESASDEVSGLGIATVYRGIKALVDEGWLVPVELPGEPDRYEPSGLGHHHHFRCRSCRRVFDLEGCVKGLRDLVPRKFRLEGHDLVLLGQCDTCARAA
- a CDS encoding NAD(P)/FAD-dependent oxidoreductase, yielding MTLAAGVDAIVIGGSYAGIAASLQLARARRRVLVVDAGIRRNRFAAASHGVLGQDGRPPAAIVADARAQLLAYPTVAWIDGMASEARQAADGFAVTVDGAAYHGRRIVLALGVSDELPAIPGLQERWGVSVFHCPYCHGYELNQGPIGVLATGPMSIHQALLVADWGPTTLLTNGAFEPDEAQVSQLASRGVAIERGRVLRVAGQTADIELGDGSILAFAGLFTMPTTRVSSPIAAQLGCAFEEGPSGSFIGTDPVKATSVAGVFACGDAARAAGSVSLAIGDGAMAGAATHRSLFMPPV
- a CDS encoding dipeptidase; translated protein: MRVLLSLLTIGVAVPGSIASAQVTEAHRELARRVLSTTPLIDGHNDLPWAIRQDPNMTRDVEAYDLRKKTPGHTDIERLRKGMLGGQFWSVYIPGEIRDSGYARVQLEQIDIARRIIEKYPDVLQYCETALCMRQAFAAGRIGSLLGMEGGHAIENSLGALRAFYTLGSRYMTLTHNVTLDWADAASGPARHNGLSRFGEEVVREMNRLGMLVDLSHVSPAVMSDAIRVSEAPVMFSHSNARQLANVPRNVPDSILQKLPANGGVIMVTFVDMFTSQEYADWNSQQSAAVADARRRNPNNAAAQERAVAEWRSKNPRPRVTLSHLADHIDHIRKVASVDNIGIGGDFDGISTVIEGLEDVSTYPALFAELARRGWTETDLRKLAGENILRAFEQAERVAARLQLERPASTKTIQQLDGKA
- a CDS encoding D-aminoacylase, encoding MIRLTIALLLSVLLVRPAPAQQATFDLIIRNGRVLDGTGNPWIRGDIGIRGDAIAAIGDLSKATARRTIDAQDRYVTPGFIDVHSHAGPGLEDRELGAGLPLLAQGITTVVVNPDGGGPTDLAAQRRRLGTHGIGVNVALMVPHGSVRREVLGMSDRAPSAAELERMRSIVRAGMDAGAFGLSSGPYYAPGSYAKTDELITLAQIAAQHRGVYASHIRDESDYSIGLLGAIEEVIQIAESAKLPGVVTHIKALGPNVWGFSMAAIDRIERARARGVEIFADQYPWDASSTGLSAALVPRWAQVGGDSAMIRRFDDPKERDRLRAEMRVNLARRGGADRLMISRHPAEASLEGRTLAGIAASRNADQVETAIAILRAGGAGVVSFNMIEDDIAAFMRRPWTITSSDGGLVPMGEGVPHPRAYGTFPRKLRLYVKERGVVGLEDAIRSMTALPASVFRMPDRGQIRVGAKADLAVFDLDAVRELATYQNPHQISEGMSYVVVNGAVAFENGRTTSSRHGTVLSRP
- a CDS encoding beta-lactamase family protein, with translation MMRNSLQRRALLAAALLALAAPAVAQDRTLSTGKPEDVGMSPGVLDGAVALYRESVARGDLVGAVILIARQGKVVIHEAIGSRNKEANLPMEKSTLFKMASNTKPVIATGIGILVDRNQIRYTDLARQYIPSFDNYRSGFIQVRHLLTHTSGFRIPTLFLAPPAGGKVGNLQTEVARFGEVGAVVAPGTSYAYNNPGYNTLGSLIELRSGKPLEVFLRDEIYTPLGMVDSYHMETADKLDGKLSRMGAVYYQRKDGQWVPGWKPGDPPTVPFVRASGGMISTAWDYAIFLQMYLNGGVYNGKRILKEETVKAGIRRQTLDMGVSMAGGAGSDGDESGYGYGWTVTPEGQYSHGGSDGTFAWVDPSRELFAMVFTQTPAGPNPIGRFRQLVNLSIETGSRR